The following proteins are co-located in the Paenibacillus sp. FSL H8-0079 genome:
- a CDS encoding peptidylprolyl isomerase: MSLRWRKNTVVSLVLAMLLIVISGCGRPSSGATETPAPVEPTGPNPVATIEMADGQKIVIELYPEIAPNTVNNFISLANQGFYDGLIFHRVIPGFMIQGGDPDGNGSGGPGYTIKGEFTSNGHKNHLNHTRGVISMARTNDLDSAGSQFFIMLADADYLDNAYATFGKVTEGMEVVDGIAAQEIGGADKPVADQVMKKVTVDTHGLEYPEPVKVP, from the coding sequence ATGTCTTTACGGTGGAGAAAAAACACTGTGGTTTCGCTGGTTCTCGCGATGCTGCTTATCGTCATTAGTGGTTGTGGACGCCCTTCCAGTGGCGCTACGGAAACACCGGCTCCTGTTGAACCAACGGGCCCTAATCCGGTAGCTACCATTGAAATGGCGGATGGACAGAAAATCGTCATCGAGCTATATCCGGAAATTGCCCCCAATACGGTGAACAATTTTATTTCACTAGCGAACCAGGGCTTTTATGACGGCCTGATCTTTCACCGGGTCATTCCCGGCTTTATGATTCAGGGTGGTGATCCAGATGGCAACGGTTCAGGAGGCCCTGGATACACGATTAAGGGTGAATTTACATCTAATGGTCACAAAAACCACCTGAATCATACGCGTGGGGTTATCTCCATGGCGCGTACAAATGATTTGGATTCTGCTGGCTCCCAATTCTTCATTATGCTAGCTGACGCGGATTACCTGGATAACGCATATGCCACCTTTGGCAAGGTAACAGAAGGTATGGAAGTCGTTGATGGTATAGCAGCTCAAGAAATAGGTGGAGCTGACAAACCGGTTGCCGATCAAGTCATGAAAAAAGTTACGGTAGATACCCATGGTCTGGAGTATCCAGAGCCGGTAAAAGTGCCTTAA
- a CDS encoding MFS transporter: protein MNFSWKRNLVILWIGVFFCSTAYSISIPFLPLFLSSDLGVRDHLELWAGLAFGITFLASALVSPFWGSLADKYGRKPMLIRSGYSLAVLYLINYFVQDPYSLIVVRLFQGLLAGFVPAAIALVGTNTPEEKTGYALGIMSTAGATGGIIGPLIGGVVSHYYGNRNAFLFSAIVVLVSAIIATFWVKEENFNRNKARSHVMDDIREARANRLFMTVLGMMGICTFSVMILEPLLTVYVMEMGIQPDRASLSSGIIFSAVGVATVIMAPRWGKIGSRIGYGKVLIIGLVGGAVGNLLQFFTTGYIGFGVLRFVYGLFFAAVFPAINAMIVQATASSFRGRAFSLNQSAAQIGTMAGPIIGGVLGGWLPIRWIFIINGVALLITAIVAKWSGLDHKLPVASKVPAKR, encoded by the coding sequence ATGAACTTCTCGTGGAAGCGCAATCTGGTGATTTTATGGATTGGTGTATTTTTTTGCAGCACCGCGTATTCGATCTCTATTCCATTTCTACCCCTGTTTCTAAGTTCCGATCTGGGGGTTCGTGATCATCTGGAGTTATGGGCGGGACTGGCTTTCGGCATTACATTTCTTGCGAGTGCGCTCGTGTCACCGTTCTGGGGATCACTGGCTGACAAATACGGGCGCAAGCCCATGCTCATCCGGTCAGGATACAGTCTTGCCGTCTTATATTTAATCAATTATTTCGTGCAGGACCCCTATTCGCTGATTGTTGTTCGATTGTTCCAGGGCCTGCTTGCAGGGTTTGTTCCAGCGGCGATTGCTCTTGTGGGCACGAATACACCTGAAGAGAAGACGGGGTATGCACTGGGCATCATGTCTACTGCGGGAGCCACAGGTGGTATTATCGGACCGTTAATCGGTGGCGTGGTGAGCCATTATTATGGGAACCGGAATGCATTTTTGTTTTCGGCCATTGTAGTGCTGGTCTCTGCGATCATCGCAACCTTCTGGGTAAAAGAAGAGAACTTCAACCGGAACAAGGCGCGTTCCCACGTCATGGATGACATTCGTGAAGCGAGAGCGAATCGCTTGTTTATGACGGTGCTTGGCATGATGGGCATATGTACATTCTCCGTCATGATTCTGGAGCCACTATTGACGGTCTACGTGATGGAGATGGGTATACAGCCTGATCGCGCCTCACTCAGCTCAGGTATTATTTTCTCAGCGGTAGGAGTAGCAACAGTTATTATGGCACCGCGTTGGGGCAAGATTGGTTCAAGGATTGGATACGGTAAAGTGCTGATCATTGGACTGGTTGGTGGGGCTGTAGGCAATCTTCTACAGTTCTTTACAACAGGTTATATCGGATTTGGCGTATTGCGATTTGTATATGGTTTATTCTTTGCGGCTGTATTTCCGGCGATTAACGCCATGATTGTGCAGGCTACTGCATCTAGTTTTAGAGGCAGGGCCTTTAGTTTGAATCAGTCCGCTGCCCAGATCGGGACGATGGCGGGGCCAATCATTGGTGGTGTTCTCGGCGGCTGGCTGCCGATTCGCTGGATTTTTATCATTAACGGAGTTGCGTTGTTAATCACTGCGATTGTGGCGAAGTGGTCGGGATTGGATCACAAACTGCCCGTGGCAAGTAAGGTTCCCGCTAAACGGTGA
- a CDS encoding ring-cleaving dioxygenase translates to MQIKGLHHVSALTAHADQNYRFYTNIMGLRLIKKTVNQDDVSVYHLFYGDEKGNPGTELTFFEIPMAGQTREGVNSISATSLRVPNDAALTYWQQRFDEFEVVHGEIVERGGRATLSFTDFEGQRLILVSDENNTGVAGGKPWDQSPVPAEYGIVGLGPIHLTVQDASLTAPVLTELLGFRAKGSYPAFTPGQPDVLVFESGEGGSGSEVHLEERNDLAQERPGRGSVHHVAFRVDNEEELRQWVERVHNFQFPSSGFVDRFYFRSLYFREANGILFELATDGPGFDTDEELAHLGESLALPPFLEGRRAEIEANLKPLDTVIR, encoded by the coding sequence ATGCAAATCAAAGGACTTCACCACGTATCTGCCCTAACAGCACATGCCGATCAGAACTATCGTTTCTATACCAACATCATGGGTCTGCGCTTGATCAAGAAAACAGTCAACCAGGACGATGTGTCCGTCTACCATCTCTTCTATGGCGATGAGAAAGGTAATCCAGGTACCGAGCTTACCTTCTTCGAAATTCCGATGGCAGGACAGACTCGTGAAGGCGTGAACAGCATCTCAGCAACGTCACTGCGTGTGCCAAATGATGCTGCACTTACCTACTGGCAGCAACGTTTTGACGAATTCGAAGTTGTTCATGGAGAGATTGTTGAACGCGGTGGTCGTGCCACGCTCTCATTCACGGACTTTGAAGGACAACGTTTGATTCTGGTTTCGGATGAAAACAATACAGGTGTCGCTGGTGGTAAACCATGGGATCAGAGCCCTGTGCCTGCCGAGTATGGCATTGTAGGTCTTGGCCCTATCCATCTCACGGTACAAGACGCCTCCCTCACTGCTCCGGTTCTCACCGAACTGCTTGGTTTCAGAGCAAAAGGAAGTTACCCTGCCTTTACTCCAGGTCAACCTGATGTACTGGTCTTTGAGTCAGGCGAAGGGGGCAGCGGCTCCGAGGTGCATCTTGAAGAACGTAACGATCTTGCACAAGAACGCCCTGGACGTGGCAGCGTGCACCATGTTGCGTTCCGTGTGGACAATGAGGAAGAACTCAGACAATGGGTGGAACGCGTTCATAACTTCCAATTCCCAAGCTCCGGTTTTGTAGACCGCTTCTACTTCCGCTCCCTGTATTTCCGTGAAGCGAACGGTATTCTGTTCGAGCTGGCAACCGATGGTCCGGGATTTGATACAGACGAAGAATTGGCACATCTGGGAGAATCACTTGCCTTGCCGCCATTCCTCGAAGGTCGCCGTGCCGAGATTGAAGCTAATCTTAAACCGCTAGACACCGTCATCCGTTAA
- a CDS encoding SDR family NAD(P)-dependent oxidoreductase, producing the protein MTEQRLEGKVAIVTGGGSGIGQATAIRFAEHGAKVYMLDRTPENAEETKQTIEKAGGEAYVIECDISKPDNVQKAINQAATEAGKLDIIFANAGINGTMAPIETMEIEDWDQTMEINMRGTFATVKYAIPHLKEHGGSIIITSSINGNRVFSGIGFSAYASSKAGQTAFTKMAALELARYKIRVNAVCPGAIDTNIDDNTYPSDDLKEVQIPVEFPEGHEHPLKGEPGTSKQVANLVLFLASDEASHVTGTRIYVDGAESLLRG; encoded by the coding sequence ATGACAGAACAACGTTTGGAAGGCAAAGTAGCGATTGTAACCGGAGGTGGATCGGGTATTGGTCAGGCTACCGCCATTCGTTTCGCCGAGCACGGAGCCAAAGTGTACATGCTGGATCGTACACCCGAAAATGCAGAGGAAACGAAACAGACCATTGAAAAGGCTGGCGGAGAAGCGTATGTGATCGAATGTGATATCTCTAAACCGGACAATGTGCAGAAGGCGATCAATCAGGCTGCGACTGAAGCAGGTAAACTGGATATCATATTTGCGAATGCTGGCATTAATGGAACGATGGCCCCGATTGAAACGATGGAAATCGAGGACTGGGACCAGACGATGGAGATCAATATGCGCGGAACCTTCGCAACCGTCAAATATGCCATCCCCCATCTGAAAGAACATGGCGGCAGTATCATTATTACCAGTTCCATCAATGGTAACCGGGTCTTCTCAGGTATCGGGTTCTCTGCATACGCTTCCAGCAAAGCGGGACAAACTGCGTTTACCAAGATGGCTGCACTGGAGCTGGCTCGTTATAAGATCCGTGTAAACGCCGTCTGCCCAGGTGCCATCGATACCAACATTGATGATAATACCTATCCGTCAGATGATCTGAAAGAAGTACAGATTCCCGTTGAATTCCCTGAAGGTCATGAACATCCGCTTAAGGGTGAACCCGGAACGTCCAAGCAAGTTGCGAACCTCGTTCTGTTCCTCGCTTCCGATGAAGCCTCTCATGTTACGGGTACACGAATCTACGTGGATGGTGCGGAATCTCTGCTCCGTGGATAA
- a CDS encoding methyl-accepting chemotaxis protein, producing MKWTLGAKTVAGLVLISIITYGTSGFFIFFLQDWLSFNMPSWLYISIILVMGVCWNGILGWFASRWLTRPIVQLSRAAQQVSSGDLTTEIPQRRAQDELTVLYDAFRVMVSNLRSIVNDIADSTRTTSQNAQSLSEAITQAAEQIEMMSEAVDHIAVGVEEQKVTSHQSLITADEMLNDFQRMHSQSMGMTEMSGQMERSVDHTKQTFSSLMKGMDELAESHNRSRDIMLLLEKEASDIEVITQSVKNIAEETGLLALNASIEAARAGEEGSGFAVVAQQIRKLADESKESVHRINELISRVQQRIRETAQLSHEQHGLVVNESERTISVDQTLHELTGTVEVFMKGAHDIGSKIAEQTGRVEQTHGHVKKIQGKAGSFSDEARRIMDAAHEETAIMEEISSSAEELRQLTDRLMDKTKAFRMQP from the coding sequence ATGAAATGGACTTTAGGCGCAAAGACAGTCGCGGGTTTGGTACTGATCTCAATTATTACGTACGGAACTAGCGGCTTTTTTATATTTTTCCTCCAGGACTGGCTCTCATTTAACATGCCAAGCTGGTTGTATATCTCCATCATCCTTGTTATGGGGGTGTGTTGGAACGGGATTCTCGGATGGTTCGCCTCTCGCTGGCTAACTCGTCCAATTGTTCAGCTTTCTCGTGCGGCACAACAAGTTTCATCCGGGGATTTGACAACCGAGATTCCACAGCGACGTGCGCAGGATGAACTTACTGTATTATATGATGCTTTTCGCGTAATGGTTTCTAATCTCAGAAGTATTGTAAACGATATCGCAGACAGTACACGTACAACATCACAGAACGCCCAGTCGCTTAGTGAAGCGATTACGCAAGCTGCTGAGCAGATCGAGATGATGTCGGAAGCGGTGGATCATATTGCGGTGGGAGTAGAAGAACAGAAAGTTACTTCTCATCAGTCTCTGATTACTGCGGATGAGATGTTGAACGACTTCCAGCGTATGCATAGCCAGTCGATGGGCATGACAGAGATGTCTGGTCAGATGGAACGATCGGTGGATCATACGAAACAGACCTTCTCATCCCTGATGAAAGGAATGGACGAGCTGGCCGAGTCTCACAATCGTTCTCGTGACATTATGCTGTTGCTGGAGAAGGAAGCCTCCGATATCGAGGTAATTACCCAGTCTGTCAAAAATATTGCTGAGGAAACAGGACTGCTTGCCCTGAATGCTTCCATTGAGGCTGCACGAGCTGGCGAAGAAGGTTCTGGTTTTGCAGTCGTGGCGCAGCAGATCCGCAAGCTAGCAGACGAGAGTAAAGAATCGGTGCATCGTATTAATGAGTTGATTAGTCGTGTGCAGCAACGGATCAGGGAGACGGCACAACTGTCTCATGAGCAGCATGGACTGGTGGTTAATGAATCCGAACGGACGATCTCTGTGGATCAGACGTTGCATGAACTGACAGGTACGGTGGAAGTATTTATGAAGGGTGCACATGATATCGGTTCCAAAATTGCAGAACAGACAGGACGCGTGGAGCAAACACACGGTCATGTGAAGAAGATCCAGGGGAAAGCCGGATCGTTCTCGGATGAGGCGAGACGAATCATGGATGCCGCACACGAAGAGACAGCCATCATGGAGGAGATTTCCTCCTCGGCTGAAGAACTGAGACAATTAACGGATCGATTAATGGACAAAACCAAAGCATTCCGGATGCAGCCTTAA
- a CDS encoding TIGR02206 family membrane protein: MAYPPWLDPYDAEPFILFSTSHIVSISLITALILLMFLLRHHLRSWSERTRRTLRIVLACIMFACEIVLQLWYMYGGIWSLQTSLPLELCSLSLLLSGVLLLTRSRWLHSALLFAGIAGALMAILTPNLGYGYAHFRFIQFFVAHACIILALLYMTWVEQLRPSWRSVAGSMIFVNVAALIVYVVDVLLDANYMFLRYKPSTPSVLDMLGPYPVYILGEEILALVLFSLMYIVLFAIPDRLNHRVKKGKSSSV; the protein is encoded by the coding sequence ATGGCGTATCCACCATGGCTGGACCCTTATGATGCAGAGCCGTTTATTCTGTTCTCCACTTCACATATCGTTTCCATTAGCTTAATTACAGCATTGATCCTCCTGATGTTTTTGCTTCGACACCATCTTCGGTCATGGTCAGAGAGGACACGCCGCACACTGCGGATTGTTCTAGCCTGTATCATGTTCGCTTGTGAAATTGTGCTGCAACTCTGGTATATGTATGGAGGGATATGGAGCCTGCAGACGTCTTTGCCACTCGAACTATGCAGTTTGTCTTTGTTATTATCGGGGGTATTATTACTCACACGCAGTCGTTGGTTACATTCTGCACTGTTATTCGCAGGCATCGCAGGAGCCCTTATGGCTATTCTGACGCCAAATCTGGGTTATGGTTACGCGCACTTTCGATTCATTCAATTTTTCGTCGCTCATGCCTGTATCATTTTGGCTTTACTCTACATGACGTGGGTGGAACAACTGCGACCTAGCTGGAGATCTGTGGCGGGTTCGATGATCTTTGTTAATGTAGCGGCACTCATTGTATACGTTGTGGATGTCTTGCTTGATGCGAATTACATGTTCTTGAGATACAAGCCGAGTACACCCTCGGTGTTGGATATGCTAGGTCCTTATCCCGTGTATATCCTTGGGGAAGAGATACTGGCGCTGGTCTTGTTCTCGCTGATGTACATTGTGCTTTTCGCCATCCCAGACCGTTTGAATCATCGTGTGAAAAAAGGTAAAAGCTCCTCGGTATAG
- a CDS encoding YqkE family protein, with protein sequence MAKSKKRTPAPKAAVAQDKPTTLKDLLSSDVLEKLKAQADEAKAAEAAVKEQERQQAEEARQAEQKRRDNDFEYLLNNSTIDWKKHK encoded by the coding sequence ATGGCAAAATCCAAAAAACGCACTCCTGCACCCAAAGCAGCAGTAGCACAGGATAAACCCACAACACTGAAAGATCTACTTAGCAGTGATGTGTTAGAGAAGCTGAAAGCTCAGGCAGATGAGGCAAAAGCTGCCGAAGCAGCAGTTAAAGAGCAGGAACGTCAGCAAGCAGAAGAAGCTCGCCAAGCGGAGCAAAAGCGCCGGGATAACGACTTCGAATATTTGCTCAATAACAGCACAATAGACTGGAAGAAACATAAGTAA